A genomic stretch from Phycisphaerae bacterium includes:
- a CDS encoding 30S ribosomal protein S1, producing the protein MQRINNEMLAQIDVSDDELSQELRTAFGDTADAPALEKAIGNMVADFKADTVIKGKVVAISGQDVVVDVGLKSEGYVPLSEWEDSGEVDVGDEIEVLLETIESDSGVVILSKRKADRIRGWERVLENCKEGQRVSGKCTRKIKGGLLVDIGVPVFLPASQVDTRRPGDVGEFIGKTVEAVVLKIDIERRNIVISRRKLIEMERAESKAKVMTNIEVGEIREGTVKNIADFGAFIDLGGIDGLLHITDMSWDRIGHPSEILRVDDKVKVKVLAVDKEKEKIALGLKQTQINPWDEVETKYPIGTKVRGSVVNITNYGAFIKLEGGIEGLVHISEMSWTRRITHPSEILSLGQEIEVVVLEINKNKQEISLGIKQTEMNPWTKVAEKYPPNTVVTGQVRNLTNYGAFIEIEEGIDGLLHVSDMSWTKKVSHPSELIKKGDEIKCVVLTVDQEKQRIALGLKQLTEDPWLHAVPERYIPGMIVKGKVTKITNFGVFVELEQDLEGLLHVSELTDHRIEDPHQEVEIGQEIEVKILRVDTGERKIGLSKKRADWASDTTTEGGAGSRKEIKQRRGGLHGSTGEETTGIIKGTDLLTEHTESKPDEVPAAENETSDTPS; encoded by the coding sequence ATGCAGCGAATCAACAACGAAATGCTTGCCCAGATCGATGTCTCCGACGACGAGTTGAGTCAGGAATTGCGGACCGCGTTCGGGGACACGGCCGATGCGCCTGCCCTGGAAAAGGCGATCGGCAACATGGTCGCGGACTTCAAAGCCGACACGGTCATCAAGGGCAAGGTCGTCGCCATCAGCGGGCAGGACGTGGTTGTGGACGTCGGGCTGAAGAGCGAGGGATACGTACCGCTTTCAGAATGGGAAGACTCCGGCGAAGTGGACGTGGGCGACGAGATCGAGGTCCTTCTGGAGACCATCGAGTCGGACAGCGGCGTGGTCATCCTGTCCAAGCGCAAAGCGGATCGGATTCGCGGCTGGGAGCGAGTGCTGGAGAATTGCAAGGAAGGCCAGCGCGTCAGCGGCAAGTGCACGCGGAAGATCAAGGGCGGGCTCCTGGTGGACATCGGCGTGCCGGTGTTCCTGCCGGCCAGCCAGGTCGACACGCGGCGGCCCGGCGATGTGGGCGAATTCATCGGCAAGACCGTCGAGGCCGTGGTGCTCAAGATCGACATTGAGCGCCGCAACATCGTTATTTCCCGCCGCAAGCTCATCGAGATGGAGCGGGCCGAGTCCAAGGCCAAGGTGATGACGAACATCGAAGTGGGCGAGATTCGCGAGGGCACGGTCAAGAACATCGCCGACTTCGGCGCGTTCATCGACTTGGGCGGAATCGACGGCCTGCTGCACATCACGGATATGAGTTGGGATCGCATCGGCCATCCGAGCGAAATCCTCCGAGTCGACGACAAGGTGAAAGTCAAGGTGCTCGCCGTCGACAAGGAGAAGGAGAAGATCGCCCTGGGCCTGAAGCAGACGCAGATCAATCCGTGGGACGAGGTGGAGACCAAATACCCAATCGGGACCAAGGTCCGCGGCTCGGTCGTCAACATCACCAACTACGGCGCGTTCATCAAGCTCGAAGGCGGCATCGAAGGGCTTGTGCATATTTCCGAGATGTCCTGGACGCGGCGAATCACCCATCCTTCGGAGATTCTCTCCCTCGGCCAGGAAATCGAAGTCGTGGTCCTGGAAATCAACAAGAACAAGCAGGAAATCTCCCTCGGCATCAAGCAGACCGAGATGAACCCGTGGACGAAGGTGGCGGAGAAATACCCGCCGAATACCGTCGTGACCGGTCAGGTCCGCAACCTCACCAACTACGGTGCGTTCATCGAGATCGAAGAGGGCATCGACGGCTTGCTGCACGTCTCCGACATGAGCTGGACCAAGAAGGTCAGCCACCCCTCAGAGCTGATCAAGAAGGGCGACGAGATCAAGTGCGTCGTGCTGACCGTGGATCAGGAGAAGCAGCGAATTGCCCTGGGCCTCAAGCAACTGACGGAAGATCCGTGGTTGCACGCCGTCCCCGAGCGGTATATCCCGGGCATGATCGTCAAGGGCAAGGTGACGAAGATCACCAACTTCGGCGTGTTTGTCGAACTTGAGCAGGACCTCGAAGGGCTCCTGCACGTGTCCGAATTGACCGACCATCGCATCGAGGACCCCCATCAGGAAGTCGAAATCGGCCAGGAGATCGAGGTCAAGATCCTCCGCGTCGATACGGGCGAGCGTAAGATCGGCCTCTCCAAGAAGCGGGCCGATTGGGCGTCCGATACGACGACCGAGGGTGGCGCGGGGTCCCGCAAGGAAATCAAACAACGGCGCGGCGGTTTGCACGGCTCGACGGGTGAGGAGACGACGGGCATCATCAAGGGCACCGATCTGCTGACGGAGCACACCGAAAGCAAGCCGGATGAGGTTCCCGCGGCGGAAAACGAGACCAGCGACACACCATCGTAA
- a CDS encoding RNA polymerase sigma factor RpoD/SigA: protein MADLGRRVAADTAGLASRASSKREDRTISSVEPGLQQYLRQINESALLSAEEEKELAQAIMRGTAAAGRFARREINHEEKHELEQTAATARERMIRSNLRLVVNIAKAYSNRGMPLSDLIEEGNLGLLRAVEGFDPEIGARFSTYASWWIKQAIKRALINAVQPVHIPAYMVEMIARWKQVHTELIEELGHAPTVQEVAERMQLPERKVRIIKRAVRAFTAPTQSSMNDAGVLLSDMLPDEKSPTPDEAVFNEAESQMLAKLVDALDPREATILRLRYGLDEEEPMTLKDIGARIGLTRERVRQLEGEALRKLQETLAPSV, encoded by the coding sequence TTGGCCGATCTAGGTAGACGAGTTGCCGCCGACACGGCGGGTCTTGCATCCAGGGCGTCGTCGAAGCGGGAGGATAGGACCATTTCATCAGTTGAGCCGGGCCTTCAGCAGTACCTCAGGCAGATCAACGAGTCGGCCCTTCTTTCCGCGGAAGAAGAGAAGGAACTGGCGCAGGCGATCATGCGCGGCACCGCCGCGGCGGGTCGATTTGCCCGGCGCGAGATCAACCACGAAGAAAAGCACGAACTCGAACAGACGGCGGCGACGGCCCGCGAGCGGATGATCCGCAGCAACCTTCGCCTCGTCGTCAACATCGCCAAGGCGTATTCCAATCGCGGCATGCCGCTGTCCGACTTGATCGAAGAGGGCAATCTTGGGCTCCTGCGGGCCGTCGAAGGATTCGATCCCGAAATCGGGGCGCGCTTCAGCACGTATGCGAGCTGGTGGATCAAGCAGGCCATCAAGCGAGCACTGATCAACGCCGTTCAGCCGGTGCATATTCCCGCCTACATGGTCGAGATGATCGCCCGATGGAAGCAGGTTCATACCGAGCTGATCGAGGAACTGGGCCATGCTCCGACGGTGCAGGAGGTTGCCGAGCGGATGCAGCTTCCCGAGCGAAAGGTCCGGATTATCAAGCGGGCCGTCCGGGCATTCACCGCTCCGACGCAGTCCTCGATGAACGATGCGGGGGTGCTGCTCTCGGACATGCTCCCGGACGAAAAATCACCCACGCCGGACGAAGCCGTCTTCAACGAGGCCGAGTCGCAGATGCTGGCGAAGCTGGTCGATGCGCTCGATCCGCGGGAGGCGACGATCCTGCGGCTGCGCTACGGTCTGGATGAAGAGGAACCGATGACGCTCAAGGACATCGGCGCGCGGATCGGATTGACCCGCGAGCGCGTCCGGCAACTCGAGGGCGAGGCGCTCCGCAAGCTCCAGGAAACGCTGGCACCATCGGTGTAG
- a CDS encoding family 20 glycosylhydrolase, whose translation MSNKPCEIIPIPKKYDLHPTEQPWPRQIEVTCEVPAAEPLRNAYASDLGGRADGVMSVRLGAGDLPASCYELDFGESHVDVRAGDINGFRYALNTLKQIASSGRVPTGRICDGPTLRFRGFHLNFDHYRRMGIDEALRLMQAAAAFKLNVLLVEYGSRFPFTSHPQLRDDLALTPDDIGRLNSRAAELGIKIIPFQQSIAHLEFALRHPHLAHLRERPEKSNLLCPLHPESLPLFKALAQDILALHPNAKYFHLGADEARKIGACSRCAPIAKQEGVGALFGRYIGEATRWILEKGLRPIVWDDTFCAFPAALEHLPKETIIQYWDYIAVSDPTPVLIPRMAHLDGAPRVCHDWRWTVADKRGKVPDVQRDVMKNYSEPARLKTALGKPYMAEFGRYLGGGFPRWIRALPYLEYYQDRGHDVITSPTAIGNGDTKDGVPNFTRFEHNIRTHARRCTENKSALGIISTAWYNMPPEILYQPLMVTAMSAW comes from the coding sequence ATGAGCAACAAACCCTGCGAGATCATCCCCATCCCCAAGAAGTACGATCTTCACCCGACCGAACAGCCGTGGCCGCGACAAATCGAAGTAACCTGCGAAGTGCCGGCGGCCGAGCCGCTGCGCAACGCATACGCATCGGACCTGGGCGGCCGCGCCGACGGCGTGATGTCTGTCCGATTGGGAGCCGGCGATCTCCCGGCATCCTGCTACGAATTGGACTTCGGCGAATCTCACGTAGATGTCCGCGCCGGCGACATCAACGGCTTCCGTTACGCCCTCAACACACTCAAGCAGATCGCATCCAGCGGGCGAGTACCGACCGGCCGCATTTGCGACGGGCCGACGTTGCGTTTCCGCGGTTTCCATCTCAACTTCGACCACTACCGCCGCATGGGCATCGACGAGGCCCTGCGACTCATGCAGGCGGCCGCCGCGTTCAAGCTTAATGTCCTATTGGTCGAATACGGCTCGCGATTCCCCTTCACGTCGCACCCGCAACTACGCGACGACCTCGCGCTGACCCCCGACGACATCGGCCGACTCAATTCCCGCGCAGCGGAACTCGGCATCAAGATCATTCCCTTCCAGCAAAGCATCGCCCATCTGGAATTCGCCCTGCGACATCCGCACCTCGCACACCTCCGCGAACGGCCCGAAAAGTCCAATTTGCTCTGCCCGCTACACCCCGAAAGTCTCCCGCTCTTCAAAGCCCTCGCACAGGACATCCTCGCCCTGCACCCCAACGCAAAATATTTCCACCTCGGCGCCGACGAGGCCCGCAAGATTGGCGCCTGTTCGCGCTGCGCCCCCATCGCCAAACAGGAGGGTGTCGGCGCGCTCTTCGGCCGCTACATCGGCGAGGCGACGCGGTGGATTCTCGAAAAAGGCCTGCGCCCCATCGTCTGGGACGACACCTTCTGCGCCTTTCCCGCCGCATTGGAGCATCTGCCCAAGGAAACGATCATCCAATATTGGGATTACATCGCCGTCTCCGACCCCACGCCGGTCCTGATCCCCCGCATGGCCCACCTGGACGGCGCGCCGCGCGTCTGCCACGACTGGCGCTGGACGGTTGCCGACAAACGCGGCAAGGTGCCCGACGTACAACGCGACGTGATGAAGAATTATTCGGAGCCCGCCCGGCTCAAGACCGCGTTGGGAAAACCCTACATGGCCGAATTCGGCCGCTATCTCGGCGGCGGCTTCCCCCGCTGGATTCGGGCGCTGCCCTACCTCGAGTACTACCAGGACCGCGGTCACGACGTGATCACAAGCCCCACGGCAATCGGCAACGGCGACACGAAGGACGGCGTGCCGAACTTTACGCGCTTCGAGCACAACATCCGTACGCACGCGCGACGCTGTACGGAAAACAAGTCCGCGCTGGGGATCATCTCGACGGCGTGGTACAACATGCCGCCCGAGATTCTGTATCAGCCATTGATGGTGACGGCCATGTCCGCGTGGTAA
- the asnB gene encoding asparagine synthase (glutamine-hydrolyzing) → MCGIVGGISIEPFSGLAESGRLDAAIDTLAHRGPDDRSRATYSDGRAFFGHRRLSIIDVAGGHQPLSNETGTVHAIYNGEIYNYRALRDALAFRGHEFRTQTDGEVVVHLYEDKGADFVRELSGMFAVAIYDETARKLTLARDRNGIKPLYYFHDGRSLIFGSELKAILALLPARPRLSAHALAEYLRWKYVPAPWSIYEGIHKLPPGHVLRAGYDEGRIAVETRRYWDVDYGVAKLSDEREAIEQLDAKLRAAVKSHLESDVEVGALLSGGVDSSLVVALACDIGGRPIKTFSVGFEEEGFDQLPFARLLANRYGTVHHEEHVRLDPMQAMPLLVRQFDEPFADSSALACYAVCQVAAKHVKVALTGDGGDESFAGYGRYEEVLTAQKRSGIWRGLRDRAIISSSSALVSPEAKYLKRFRHAALAPLERHEQHQRLCSDWLLNKLLTNAYAREAGPNVFGEHRDRATGRGWSAVDVAQYVDLHVSLPDDMLTKVDRTSMACSLECRVPLLDHTITEFSASLATDLKIRGGVRKYLLKKLAERYVPRELLYRPKMGFRIPIRRWLKRGLLAQTEALVVDGALVGHGIIDPQAFHWMVRQQGRPWIDFGSQLWGLLFLEQWAREYLGE, encoded by the coding sequence ATGTGCGGGATCGTCGGCGGCATTTCGATCGAACCGTTTTCCGGATTGGCGGAATCCGGCCGGCTTGATGCCGCGATTGACACACTGGCGCATCGCGGTCCGGACGATCGTAGCAGGGCGACTTATTCCGACGGCCGCGCTTTCTTTGGGCATCGGCGGCTGTCGATCATCGACGTTGCGGGCGGGCATCAACCGCTCTCCAACGAGACGGGCACGGTCCACGCGATCTACAACGGCGAGATCTACAACTACCGCGCGCTCCGCGACGCGCTGGCGTTTCGCGGACACGAGTTTCGCACACAGACCGACGGCGAGGTGGTCGTCCATCTGTACGAAGACAAGGGCGCGGACTTTGTACGTGAACTGTCCGGCATGTTCGCGGTCGCGATTTACGACGAGACGGCGCGGAAGCTTACGCTGGCCCGCGATCGCAACGGCATCAAGCCGCTCTACTACTTCCACGACGGCCGGTCGCTGATCTTCGGATCGGAGTTGAAGGCGATTCTCGCGCTGTTGCCCGCGCGACCACGGCTCTCCGCGCATGCGCTCGCGGAATATTTGCGATGGAAGTATGTCCCCGCGCCATGGTCGATCTATGAGGGCATTCATAAACTGCCGCCGGGCCATGTGTTACGCGCGGGGTACGACGAGGGGCGGATCGCGGTCGAGACCCGTCGGTATTGGGATGTCGATTACGGCGTCGCGAAACTGTCGGACGAGCGCGAGGCGATTGAACAACTCGACGCCAAGCTCCGGGCGGCTGTGAAGAGCCATCTGGAGTCCGACGTCGAGGTCGGAGCGCTGCTCAGCGGCGGGGTCGATTCGTCGCTCGTCGTGGCGCTGGCCTGCGACATCGGCGGACGGCCGATCAAAACATTTTCCGTGGGCTTTGAGGAGGAGGGGTTCGATCAGCTTCCTTTCGCACGGCTGCTGGCAAACCGCTACGGTACCGTGCACCACGAGGAGCACGTCCGGCTCGATCCGATGCAGGCGATGCCCCTCCTGGTGCGGCAGTTTGATGAGCCGTTCGCGGACTCGTCCGCGCTGGCCTGCTACGCCGTGTGTCAGGTTGCCGCGAAGCACGTCAAGGTCGCGCTGACCGGGGACGGGGGCGATGAGAGCTTTGCCGGCTACGGCCGGTACGAAGAGGTCCTGACCGCGCAAAAGCGATCCGGCATCTGGCGGGGGCTGCGGGATCGGGCGATCATCTCATCCTCGTCGGCGCTCGTCTCGCCGGAGGCCAAGTACCTCAAACGGTTCCGCCACGCGGCGCTCGCTCCGCTGGAGCGGCACGAGCAGCACCAGAGACTGTGCAGCGACTGGCTGCTCAACAAGCTGTTGACAAACGCGTACGCCCGCGAAGCCGGGCCGAATGTATTTGGCGAGCATCGCGACCGGGCGACGGGGCGGGGGTGGTCGGCGGTCGATGTCGCGCAGTACGTCGACCTGCACGTGTCGCTGCCGGACGACATGCTCACAAAGGTCGATCGGACCAGCATGGCGTGCAGTCTGGAGTGCCGCGTGCCGCTGCTGGACCACACGATCACCGAGTTCAGCGCGAGTCTGGCGACCGACTTGAAAATACGCGGCGGCGTACGGAAATACCTGCTGAAGAAGCTGGCGGAGCGATACGTGCCGCGCGAGCTGTTGTACCGGCCGAAGATGGGGTTTCGCATCCCGATCCGGCGATGGCTGAAGCGCGGTCTGCTCGCGCAGACGGAGGCGCTCGTCGTGGATGGGGCGCTGGTCGGACATGGGATCATCGACCCGCAGGCATTTCATTGGATGGTCCGGCAACAAGGGCGACCGTGGATCGATTTCGGGAGCCAGTTGTGGGGGCTATTGTTTCTGGAGCAGTGGGCGAGGGAGTATCTGGGGGAATGA
- a CDS encoding glycosyltransferase yields MSAELVTLVIPGRNAARTIRTCLDAVVPLLNQDGSRLAEIIFVNDGSTDDTASIVATYPVRCLTGPGGGPGAARNIGWKAAAHPLVWFIDSDCVAQPDALSLLLPHLDDSKVGGAGGSYGNMCPDSLLACLIHEEIIQRHRSMPAEVNFLGGFNVLYRKAILEQVGGFDEHRYNGPGSPGAEDAELAYRVHEAGHLLRFEPRSIVRHFHPTRLTRYLRAQRHHGYWRVFLHMRHRSKAAGDAYSDLIDHAQPAVAMLTLASLVFLFIPGLNRLPHLLAIILLLMQFPRTIRLTTATQQAKYLWYAPFGFLRAFWRGIGMTQGVLAYFFAGVR; encoded by the coding sequence GTGAGCGCCGAACTTGTCACCCTCGTCATCCCCGGCCGCAACGCCGCCCGGACGATCCGGACCTGTCTCGATGCGGTCGTGCCGCTGCTGAATCAGGATGGCTCCCGCCTGGCCGAGATCATCTTCGTCAACGACGGCTCGACCGACGACACCGCGTCCATCGTCGCCACCTATCCCGTCCGCTGCCTGACCGGCCCCGGCGGCGGCCCGGGTGCGGCGCGCAACATCGGCTGGAAGGCCGCGGCCCACCCGCTCGTCTGGTTCATCGACTCGGACTGCGTGGCCCAGCCCGACGCGCTCTCCCTACTCCTGCCACACCTGGATGATTCGAAGGTCGGCGGGGCAGGCGGAAGCTACGGCAACATGTGCCCAGACTCACTGCTTGCCTGCCTCATCCACGAAGAAATCATCCAGCGACACCGCTCGATGCCCGCCGAAGTCAACTTCCTCGGCGGCTTCAACGTCCTCTACCGCAAGGCGATCCTCGAACAGGTCGGCGGCTTCGACGAGCACCGTTACAACGGACCCGGCTCCCCCGGCGCGGAGGACGCCGAACTGGCCTACCGTGTCCACGAGGCCGGTCACCTCCTCCGCTTCGAGCCAAGAAGTATCGTCCGCCACTTTCACCCGACGCGACTGACCCGCTACCTTCGCGCCCAGCGCCATCACGGCTACTGGCGAGTTTTCCTGCACATGCGCCATCGAAGCAAGGCGGCCGGCGACGCGTACAGCGACCTGATCGACCACGCGCAACCTGCGGTCGCGATGCTCACCCTAGCCTCACTTGTCTTCCTGTTCATCCCCGGCCTCAACCGCCTGCCGCATCTGTTGGCAATCATCCTGCTCTTGATGCAGTTTCCGCGCACCATCCGCCTCACCACCGCCACGCAGCAGGCCAAATATCTCTGGTACGCCCCTTTCGGCTTCCTTCGCGCCTTCTGGCGAGGCATCGGCATGACCCAGGGTGTGCTCGCCTATTTCTTTGCCGGGGTTCGCTGA
- a CDS encoding tetratricopeptide repeat protein — MAKKCRNAAPQQPTAKRGSEPNLRAYHWLAVFVIAAATSAAYYTSFHGAFLLDDYAHLADDRFADPWPPWPLLTGPRPVVDLSLAINYAIGGIEPWSFHAFNLAVHLAAALTLFGLVRRSLARTLREPAEPLATGAAACAAILWAVHPLNTQAVTYVIQRGESMMGLFYLLMLYGLVRGADSRRAIPWYVCAVASCALGMATKAVMVTAPVVALLYDRAVLSPSWRHVLLRRWPVHLALAATWSVLWWLGIFSGVLETSPDAGSTVGFGVGAVTPAQYALTQPGVILHYLRLTFWPHPLCLDYFDWPVVKSLAEAFPALMTVALLLIATMFLWVRRPGVGFLAAAFFIILAPTSSFVPVQDMAFEHRMYLPLAALISLIMVGLGTAASARPSWRKPAVAVVLVVAVALSAATWTRNKLYADPVEMWRGVVARRPNNARAHNNLAIALRDRADPAEALEHLSRALRISPNTAKIHVNVADQLAKKGQFEEVAAHYRRAVELQPGLVDAHYNLANCLKRLGRPAEAIAEYRETQKLNPSYLEAYIMLGNLFAEQDRQTEAIEEFQTAIAAAGPKSNPLTLAKAHYNLGNSLAKEGRNDLALIEYEQAVRLNPQHYEAQYGIGYAHTRMEHPIEAVAAYRAALAINPDYGPARVALEHYVGKEDAVQPASAPR; from the coding sequence ATGGCGAAGAAGTGTCGAAACGCCGCGCCTCAACAACCGACCGCCAAACGGGGATCAGAGCCTAATCTCCGCGCCTACCATTGGCTGGCCGTTTTCGTGATCGCCGCCGCCACCAGTGCGGCCTATTACACCAGCTTCCACGGCGCCTTTCTCCTCGACGACTACGCCCACCTTGCCGATGATCGCTTCGCCGATCCATGGCCCCCCTGGCCGCTGCTGACCGGTCCCCGGCCGGTCGTCGATCTTTCCCTGGCCATCAACTACGCCATCGGCGGCATCGAGCCCTGGAGCTTTCATGCCTTCAATCTGGCTGTCCACCTCGCCGCCGCGCTCACCCTCTTCGGCCTCGTGCGGCGAAGCCTGGCGCGTACCCTAAGAGAGCCCGCGGAACCCCTAGCCACGGGCGCTGCCGCCTGCGCCGCGATCCTCTGGGCCGTGCACCCCCTCAACACCCAGGCCGTCACGTACGTCATCCAACGCGGCGAATCGATGATGGGCCTCTTTTACCTCCTGATGCTGTACGGCCTCGTTCGCGGAGCCGATTCACGTCGGGCCATCCCGTGGTACGTCTGCGCCGTCGCTTCTTGCGCGCTGGGCATGGCGACCAAGGCCGTCATGGTCACCGCCCCCGTCGTCGCACTCCTCTATGACCGGGCAGTTCTCTCACCTAGTTGGCGGCATGTCCTTCTGCGCCGCTGGCCAGTCCACCTCGCCCTCGCAGCGACCTGGAGTGTCCTCTGGTGGCTCGGCATCTTCAGCGGCGTCCTGGAAACCTCGCCCGACGCCGGCTCCACCGTCGGCTTCGGTGTCGGCGCAGTAACGCCGGCTCAGTACGCACTAACGCAGCCGGGCGTAATCCTCCACTACCTGCGCCTCACCTTCTGGCCGCATCCGCTCTGCCTGGACTACTTCGATTGGCCGGTCGTGAAAAGCCTGGCCGAGGCCTTTCCCGCGCTCATGACGGTCGCCCTTCTCTTGATCGCGACCATGTTCCTCTGGGTCCGGCGCCCGGGAGTTGGATTTCTCGCCGCCGCGTTCTTCATCATCCTCGCGCCGACCTCCAGCTTTGTTCCTGTGCAAGACATGGCCTTCGAGCACCGCATGTACCTGCCGCTCGCAGCGCTGATTTCGCTCATCATGGTCGGACTCGGGACCGCGGCGTCCGCCCGACCCTCATGGCGCAAGCCCGCGGTCGCAGTGGTATTGGTCGTTGCCGTAGCGCTCTCCGCGGCGACGTGGACGCGCAACAAACTCTACGCCGACCCCGTCGAAATGTGGCGCGGCGTCGTCGCCCGGCGCCCCAACAACGCCCGCGCGCACAACAACCTGGCCATCGCCCTCCGCGATCGGGCCGATCCGGCCGAAGCCCTGGAGCACCTCAGCCGCGCTCTCAGGATTTCGCCGAACACGGCGAAGATTCATGTCAATGTCGCCGATCAACTCGCCAAGAAGGGACAATTCGAGGAAGTCGCGGCACATTATCGCCGGGCGGTCGAATTGCAGCCGGGCCTGGTCGACGCCCACTATAACCTGGCCAACTGTCTCAAACGGCTGGGTCGTCCCGCGGAGGCTATTGCAGAATACCGCGAGACGCAGAAACTCAACCCCTCATACCTCGAGGCCTACATCATGCTCGGCAACCTCTTCGCCGAACAGGACCGCCAGACCGAGGCCATCGAGGAGTTTCAGACCGCTATCGCCGCGGCCGGGCCCAAATCGAACCCCCTCACTCTCGCCAAGGCGCATTACAATCTCGGCAACTCGCTCGCCAAGGAAGGTCGCAACGACCTGGCACTAATTGAATACGAGCAGGCGGTCCGCCTGAACCCGCAACACTACGAAGCCCAGTACGGCATTGGTTATGCCCATACGCGCATGGAACACCCCATCGAGGCCGTGGCCGCCTATCGCGCCGCCCTCGCCATCAACCCCGACTACGGCCCCGCCCGCGTGGCGCTGGAACATTACGTGGGAAAGGAGGACGCCGTGCAGCCGGCGTCCGCTCCGCGTTGA
- a CDS encoding glycosyltransferase family 2 protein → MSKESSAVETVLPPEAREGTFVVIPAFNEAGAIEQVARGVADAYPNVVVVDDGSLDETGAAARRSAKYVLRHAINRGQGAAIQTGIEFALKAGAKYIVTFDADGQHRVEDIAALVGPIWRGECDVALGSRFLGEAEGLSSGRRMTLKLGVLFTRVTSGVKLTDTHNGLRAFSRAAAEQIEIKLDGMAHASELIDLIVRSGLTYKEVPVTVRYTAYSTAKGQSSRGAVRVALHYLVGRMIR, encoded by the coding sequence TTGTCGAAAGAATCATCCGCCGTTGAAACTGTCTTGCCGCCGGAGGCGCGGGAGGGGACCTTCGTCGTCATTCCCGCGTTCAATGAGGCGGGGGCGATCGAGCAGGTGGCGCGGGGGGTGGCCGACGCATATCCCAATGTGGTGGTGGTGGACGACGGGTCGCTGGATGAAACGGGCGCGGCGGCGCGGCGATCGGCGAAATACGTCCTGCGGCACGCGATCAATCGCGGACAGGGGGCGGCGATTCAGACGGGCATCGAATTCGCGCTGAAGGCTGGAGCGAAGTACATCGTCACCTTCGATGCGGATGGACAGCACCGCGTGGAGGATATTGCCGCACTGGTCGGGCCAATTTGGCGGGGGGAATGCGACGTCGCCCTGGGGTCGAGGTTCCTGGGCGAGGCAGAGGGGCTTTCGAGCGGCCGGCGAATGACACTCAAGCTGGGCGTCTTGTTTACGCGCGTGACCAGCGGCGTGAAACTGACGGATACGCACAACGGCCTGCGGGCATTTTCGCGGGCCGCGGCCGAGCAGATCGAGATCAAGCTGGACGGCATGGCCCATGCGAGCGAGTTGATCGACCTGATCGTGCGGTCAGGGCTGACGTACAAGGAGGTCCCTGTCACGGTGCGCTACACCGCCTATTCGACGGCCAAGGGTCAATCGTCGCGCGGGGCCGTCCGCGTCGCGCTGCATTATCTGGTCGGGAGGATGATTCGATGA
- a CDS encoding DUF2304 domain-containing protein produces the protein MNVFQVLVLGVLAFLLLVDLIALARGWLTRKEGFVWGGICLATALAIYDPQMIQRIAKALGIGRGADLILYCAVVITMIGFWMVYVRLRGLRREMTLLVRHLAILEAQREQKD, from the coding sequence ATGAACGTGTTTCAAGTGCTGGTGCTGGGTGTGTTGGCATTTCTTCTGCTGGTGGATTTGATCGCGCTGGCTCGGGGCTGGCTGACGCGGAAGGAGGGGTTCGTCTGGGGCGGCATTTGTCTGGCGACGGCGCTGGCGATCTATGACCCGCAAATGATTCAGCGGATAGCGAAGGCGCTGGGGATCGGGCGCGGCGCGGATTTGATCCTTTATTGCGCCGTCGTGATTACCATGATCGGGTTCTGGATGGTGTATGTGCGGCTGCGGGGATTGCGGCGGGAAATGACGCTGCTGGTGCGGCATCTGGCGATCCTTGAGGCGCAGCGGGAACAGAAGGACTAA
- a CDS encoding antibiotic biosynthesis monooxygenase family protein, giving the protein MVTVGMNYKVLPGKEETFETAFRKVIAAMKDMAGHTVTRMYRDIDDARSYVILSDWSDRAAFDAFIASDTFRAVANWGKENILAGRPAHTYYEH; this is encoded by the coding sequence ATGGTCACTGTTGGCATGAACTACAAGGTCCTTCCCGGCAAGGAGGAGACCTTTGAAACCGCGTTTCGCAAGGTCATTGCGGCGATGAAGGACATGGCGGGACACACGGTCACGCGGATGTACCGGGACATCGACGACGCGCGTTCGTACGTGATCCTCTCTGATTGGAGCGACCGAGCGGCGTTCGACGCGTTCATCGCGTCGGATACCTTTCGGGCCGTCGCCAACTGGGGCAAGGAGAATATCCTGGCGGGTCGACCGGCGCACACGTACTACGAACATTGA